One genomic region from Paraburkholderia azotifigens encodes:
- a CDS encoding paraquat-inducible protein A, translated as MSDTATSTYLGHAARTPVIACHECDLLQRESAVPPEGVLRCCRCRATLYRRHANSLDRTLAYALAACVLWVISNAFPIVGLAVNGDLVETTMFGAVRVLYQDGMWPLSALIFITTMLMPACQALGLVWLLLPLRLGRTPYRADAVFRTLRVAQEWGMTEVLILGLLVALVKLSHIASVVTGPALWSFGALMLMLAAAASVFDARDLWMRLEGVPDAGPAFDSGTAFPAATAAACGMCVCHDCGLLTRVASAQASDERDYANVHASVRLPMHPAHCPRCGAHLHLRKPDSLARTWACLIAAIILYVPANVLPVMDTSSLFGAQKDTIMSGVVYLWTSGSWPLAVLVFIASVAVPMLKILAIGFLATSANFHSTWQPDQRARIYRIVELVGRWSMLDIYVIAVLTALVQFNALATVRAGPAAIAFGAVVVLTMFAAMSFDPRLIWDKRQPE; from the coding sequence ATGAGCGACACGGCCACCTCGACCTATCTCGGGCACGCCGCGCGCACGCCTGTGATCGCCTGTCACGAATGCGATCTGCTGCAGCGCGAAAGCGCCGTGCCGCCCGAAGGCGTGCTGCGCTGCTGCCGTTGCCGCGCGACGCTGTACCGGCGTCACGCGAACAGTCTCGACCGAACGCTCGCCTATGCGCTCGCGGCATGCGTGCTGTGGGTGATCTCGAATGCGTTCCCGATCGTCGGGCTGGCGGTGAACGGCGACCTTGTCGAAACGACGATGTTCGGCGCGGTGCGTGTGCTGTATCAGGACGGCATGTGGCCGCTGTCGGCGCTGATTTTCATCACGACGATGCTGATGCCTGCGTGCCAGGCGCTCGGCCTCGTGTGGTTGCTGTTGCCGTTGCGTCTCGGGCGCACGCCGTATCGCGCGGACGCCGTGTTTCGCACGCTGCGCGTCGCGCAGGAGTGGGGCATGACGGAAGTGCTGATCCTCGGTCTGCTGGTCGCGCTGGTAAAGCTCTCGCATATTGCGTCGGTGGTGACGGGACCGGCGTTGTGGTCGTTTGGCGCGCTGATGCTGATGCTTGCGGCGGCCGCCTCCGTCTTCGATGCGCGCGACCTGTGGATGCGCCTCGAAGGCGTGCCCGATGCCGGCCCCGCATTCGACAGCGGCACGGCATTTCCCGCCGCGACGGCTGCGGCGTGCGGCATGTGCGTATGCCATGACTGCGGCTTGCTGACCCGCGTCGCGTCCGCGCAGGCAAGCGACGAGCGCGACTACGCGAACGTGCATGCCTCCGTGCGGCTGCCCATGCATCCCGCGCACTGTCCACGCTGCGGCGCGCATTTGCATCTGCGCAAGCCCGATAGCCTCGCCCGCACATGGGCCTGCCTGATCGCGGCCATCATCCTCTACGTTCCCGCAAACGTGCTGCCCGTGATGGACACGAGTTCGCTGTTCGGCGCGCAGAAGGACACGATCATGAGCGGCGTCGTGTATCTGTGGACGTCGGGCTCGTGGCCGCTCGCGGTGCTGGTCTTCATCGCGAGCGTCGCGGTTCCGATGCTGAAAATTCTCGCGATCGGCTTTCTCGCGACCTCCGCGAACTTCCACTCGACGTGGCAGCCGGATCAGCGCGCGCGCATCTACCGGATCGTCGAACTGGTTGGGCGCTGGTCGATGCTCGATATCTACGTGATCGCCGTGCTCACCGCGCTCGTGCAGTTCAACGCGCTCGCGACCGTGCGCGCCGGACCGGCCGCGATTGCATTCGGCGCCGTCGTCGTGCTGACGATGTTTGCCGCGATGTCGTTCGATCCGCGGCTCATCTGGGACAAGAGGCAACCGGAATGA
- a CDS encoding efflux transporter outer membrane subunit: MRRVLLIGPLCALTLSGCLLGPNYSRPPVDVPATYRFPDNYASDVANTEWWKQFNDPVLDDLITTALANNNDVKIAAARVDQFLGQFVTTRAALLPHVDAGFDAARQRISTSSPLFSNVTSPVFNSYQLALSASWEIDLFGHNRRLTEAARASLLSTEEAKRGTILTLVSSVASSYINLRSLDRQLEIANATTASRAESVHVFELRFQGGEVSQMELAQSQSEYEDSRARIPQIEAQIAQQEDGLSVLLGRNPGDILRGRALGELAAPAVPAGLPSDLLERRPDLRQAEQDLVSANAQIGAAKALYFPQISITGLLGTQSGQFSKLFTGPARVWSFAGSVTQPIFEGGAIAGQVKQAEAVQQQALYSYRKAIQVAFQEVDDALISSQKLREQFDVQGRQVEALATYAHLARLRYEGGYTSYIEVLDAERSLFNAQLNQTQTQAGVLVSYVNLYKAMGGGWIITAEGMTTQAQAQAGDARQAPDAAKQEVK; this comes from the coding sequence ATGCGCCGCGTCCTGCTGATCGGTCCACTGTGTGCCCTGACCCTGAGCGGCTGCCTGCTCGGTCCGAACTACTCGCGTCCGCCCGTCGACGTGCCCGCGACCTACCGCTTCCCCGACAACTACGCATCGGACGTGGCGAACACCGAATGGTGGAAGCAGTTCAACGATCCGGTGCTCGACGACCTGATCACCACGGCACTCGCGAACAACAACGACGTGAAGATCGCCGCCGCGCGCGTCGACCAGTTCCTTGGCCAGTTCGTCACGACGCGCGCCGCACTGCTGCCGCACGTCGACGCGGGTTTCGATGCCGCGCGTCAGCGTATCTCGACGTCCTCGCCGCTGTTCTCGAATGTGACCAGCCCCGTGTTCAACTCGTATCAGCTGGCGCTGTCGGCGTCGTGGGAAATCGATCTGTTCGGCCACAACCGGCGCCTGACGGAAGCGGCGCGCGCGAGCCTGCTGTCGACGGAAGAAGCGAAGCGCGGCACGATCCTGACGCTGGTGTCGTCGGTGGCGTCGTCGTATATCAACCTGCGCAGTCTCGACCGGCAGCTGGAGATCGCGAACGCGACCACGGCGAGCCGCGCGGAATCGGTGCACGTGTTCGAACTGCGCTTCCAGGGCGGCGAGGTCTCGCAGATGGAACTCGCGCAAAGCCAGTCGGAATACGAGGACTCGCGCGCGCGCATTCCGCAGATCGAGGCGCAGATCGCGCAGCAGGAAGACGGACTCTCCGTGCTGCTCGGGCGCAATCCGGGCGATATCCTGCGGGGCCGGGCGCTCGGCGAACTGGCGGCGCCTGCGGTGCCCGCCGGGCTGCCGTCGGATCTGCTCGAACGAAGACCCGATCTGCGTCAGGCCGAGCAGGATCTCGTTTCCGCCAATGCGCAGATCGGTGCGGCAAAAGCGCTGTATTTCCCGCAGATTTCGATCACGGGGCTGCTCGGCACGCAGAGCGGCCAGTTCTCGAAGCTCTTTACGGGACCGGCGCGCGTGTGGTCGTTTGCCGGATCGGTGACGCAGCCGATCTTCGAAGGCGGCGCGATCGCCGGTCAGGTGAAACAGGCCGAGGCCGTGCAGCAGCAGGCGCTGTATTCGTACCGCAAGGCGATTCAGGTCGCGTTTCAGGAAGTCGACGATGCGCTGATCTCGTCGCAGAAGCTGCGTGAGCAGTTCGATGTGCAGGGCCGGCAGGTCGAGGCGCTCGCGACGTATGCGCATCTCGCGAGGCTGCGCTATGAAGGCGGCTATACGAGCTATATCGAAGTGCTCGATGCCGAGCGCAGTCTGTTCAACGCGCAGTTGAACCAGACGCAGACGCAGGCGGGCGTGCTGGTGTCGTATGTGAATCTGTACAAGGCGATGGGCGGCGGCTGGATCATTACGGCTGAAGGGATGACCACTCAGGCTCAGGCGCAGGCGGGCGACGCCCGGCAAGCGCCAGATGCGGCGAAACAGGAAGTGAAATGA
- a CDS encoding efflux RND transporter permease subunit, giving the protein MNISHFCIDRPIFASVISIVITLGGALTMLALPTAQYPDITPPQITISATYPGASADVVANNVAAPIEQQVNGADNMIYMSSSSSSTGNLTINAYFQIGTNPELAQVDVQNRVNLALPQLPQSVTAQGVQVQKKSQAFMMVIAIYSPTERYDATYIANYANVYVLDALKRIPGANQSSIFGTPDYAMRIWLRPDRMAQLGITAADVQRAVANQNQQFAVGRLGQSPTGNPVEQSFAVTTTGRLTEPSQFENIIIRAQSGGAAIVRLKDIGRAELGQKDYSIRSRFQGKPATVLAVYQQPGANALDVSKQVRATLAEMKKSFPEGIDYEIAMDTTEFTRASISDVVHTFFEAVVLVVIVVFVFLQSLRATLIPVLAVPVSIVGTFMGMEALGFSINMLTLFGMVLAIGIVVDDAIVVIENVERNMTVHRLDPKSAAKQAMDEVAGPVVAIVLVLCAVFVPVAFLGGITGQMYKQFAITIAISVVISGVVALTLSPALAALLLKPGHHEKKGFFRWFDNQFARMTAGYTRAVRLIIKRFVIALLVFVGMIGLAVLMMRDIPTAFLPPEDQGYLLGAVIMPDAASLDRTGKVSDRISGYFMKQPAVGSITTVDGFSILDSQNKNNSSTFFVGFKSFEERYKSANIRTQNARAVLIDAYKALSQIREGIVVPLNPPSIPGLGTTGGTEMWIQSKGDATIAQFSAVVNDFVARAKQRPELTGVTNTFNADSQQLLVDVDRDKAETLGVPVEDVYSAMQTMFGSLYVSQFNRSSRLWQVILQAEPSYRLKPDDLEQIFVRSKDGSMVPLKSVVTSRYVTGPDLITRFNNFPAVKITANAAPGYASGQVISALEELATQMPSEYGIAWSGEAFEAKQSGGTSGLVFVFGLIMVFLILAAQYEKWSLPFGVLMAVPFALFGALLAILLRGLNNDVYFQIGLTMLVALAAKNAILIFEFAVLNREAGKSVFDATMTAAEERLRPIVMTSLAFILGCVPLAIATGASANSRHSIGTGVIGGMLGATAIAVFFIPMFFYVLETMSEKSGKKKDKKAGDVPPSSPGPMAGETPKVPPSAGGPAVGGGPSTSPSASREGD; this is encoded by the coding sequence ATGAACATCTCCCACTTCTGCATCGACCGCCCGATCTTCGCCTCGGTCATCTCGATCGTCATCACGCTCGGCGGCGCGCTGACGATGCTCGCGCTGCCCACCGCGCAGTACCCCGACATCACGCCGCCGCAGATCACGATCTCCGCGACCTATCCGGGCGCGAGCGCCGACGTGGTCGCCAACAACGTCGCCGCGCCGATCGAGCAGCAGGTCAACGGCGCCGACAACATGATCTACATGAGCTCGTCGAGTTCTTCCACGGGCAATCTGACGATCAACGCGTACTTCCAGATCGGCACCAACCCGGAGCTTGCACAGGTCGACGTGCAGAACCGCGTGAACCTCGCGCTGCCGCAGCTGCCGCAATCGGTGACGGCGCAGGGCGTGCAGGTGCAGAAGAAATCGCAGGCGTTCATGATGGTGATCGCGATCTACTCGCCTACCGAGCGCTACGACGCCACCTACATCGCCAACTACGCGAACGTCTACGTGCTCGATGCCCTGAAGCGCATTCCCGGCGCGAACCAGTCGAGCATCTTCGGCACGCCCGACTACGCGATGCGCATCTGGCTGCGCCCCGACCGCATGGCGCAGCTGGGCATCACGGCCGCCGACGTGCAGCGCGCGGTGGCCAACCAGAACCAGCAGTTCGCCGTCGGCCGGTTAGGCCAGTCGCCGACGGGGAACCCCGTCGAGCAGTCGTTCGCCGTCACCACCACGGGCCGGCTCACCGAGCCTTCCCAGTTCGAGAACATCATCATCCGCGCGCAAAGCGGCGGCGCGGCCATCGTGCGGCTCAAGGACATCGGCCGCGCCGAACTCGGCCAGAAAGACTATTCGATCCGCAGCCGCTTCCAGGGCAAGCCCGCCACCGTGCTCGCCGTCTACCAGCAGCCGGGCGCGAACGCGCTCGACGTGTCGAAGCAGGTGCGCGCCACGCTCGCCGAGATGAAGAAGTCGTTCCCCGAAGGGATCGACTACGAGATCGCAATGGACACCACCGAGTTCACGCGCGCGTCGATCTCGGATGTGGTGCACACGTTCTTCGAAGCCGTCGTGCTGGTGGTGATCGTCGTGTTCGTGTTCCTGCAAAGCCTGCGCGCGACGCTGATCCCCGTGCTGGCCGTGCCTGTGTCGATCGTCGGCACGTTCATGGGGATGGAGGCGCTCGGCTTCTCGATCAACATGCTCACGCTGTTCGGCATGGTGCTCGCCATCGGTATCGTGGTGGACGATGCGATCGTCGTGATCGAGAACGTCGAGCGCAACATGACCGTGCACAGGCTCGATCCGAAATCGGCCGCGAAACAGGCGATGGATGAAGTCGCCGGGCCAGTCGTCGCGATCGTGCTGGTGCTGTGCGCCGTGTTCGTGCCTGTCGCGTTTCTCGGCGGCATCACGGGGCAGATGTACAAGCAGTTCGCGATCACGATTGCGATTTCCGTGGTGATCTCGGGCGTAGTTGCGCTGACGTTGTCGCCCGCGCTCGCGGCCCTGCTGCTCAAGCCCGGGCATCACGAGAAGAAGGGCTTCTTCCGCTGGTTCGACAACCAGTTCGCGCGGATGACGGCGGGCTATACGCGCGCGGTGCGGCTCATCATCAAGCGCTTCGTGATCGCGCTGCTGGTGTTCGTCGGCATGATCGGGCTCGCGGTGCTGATGATGCGCGACATTCCGACGGCCTTCCTGCCGCCCGAAGATCAGGGCTATCTGCTGGGCGCCGTGATCATGCCCGATGCCGCGTCGCTCGATCGCACGGGCAAGGTGTCGGACCGCATCTCCGGGTACTTCATGAAGCAGCCGGCCGTGGGCAGCATCACGACCGTCGACGGCTTCAGCATTCTCGACAGCCAGAACAAGAACAATTCGTCGACGTTCTTCGTCGGCTTCAAGAGCTTCGAGGAGCGCTACAAGTCCGCGAACATCCGCACGCAGAATGCGCGCGCCGTGCTGATCGATGCGTACAAGGCGCTCTCGCAGATCCGCGAAGGCATCGTCGTGCCGCTCAATCCGCCGTCGATTCCGGGCCTCGGCACGACGGGCGGCACCGAGATGTGGATCCAGAGCAAGGGCGACGCGACCATCGCGCAGTTTTCCGCGGTGGTGAACGACTTCGTCGCGCGCGCGAAGCAGCGGCCCGAACTCACGGGTGTGACCAACACGTTCAATGCCGATTCGCAGCAGCTGCTCGTCGACGTGGACCGCGACAAGGCCGAGACGCTCGGCGTGCCCGTGGAAGACGTCTACAGCGCGATGCAGACGATGTTCGGCTCGCTCTATGTGTCGCAGTTCAACCGGTCGAGCCGCCTGTGGCAGGTCATTTTGCAGGCCGAGCCGTCGTATCGCCTGAAGCCCGACGATCTCGAACAGATCTTCGTGCGCAGCAAGGACGGCAGCATGGTGCCGCTGAAGTCGGTGGTGACCTCGCGCTACGTGACGGGACCGGACCTGATCACGCGCTTCAACAACTTCCCGGCCGTGAAGATCACGGCGAACGCGGCGCCCGGCTATGCGTCGGGGCAGGTGATCAGCGCGCTCGAGGAACTCGCGACACAGATGCCGTCGGAATACGGCATCGCGTGGAGCGGCGAGGCGTTCGAGGCGAAGCAGTCGGGCGGCACCTCGGGGCTCGTGTTCGTGTTCGGCCTGATCATGGTGTTCCTGATTCTGGCCGCGCAGTACGAGAAGTGGAGCCTGCCGTTCGGCGTGCTGATGGCGGTGCCGTTCGCGCTGTTCGGCGCGCTGCTCGCGATCCTGCTGCGCGGGCTGAACAACGACGTGTACTTCCAGATCGGCCTGACGATGCTGGTGGCGCTCGCGGCGAAGAACGCCATTCTCATCTTCGAGTTTGCGGTGCTCAACCGCGAGGCGGGCAAGTCGGTGTTCGACGCGACGATGACGGCGGCCGAGGAGCGGCTGCGCCCGATCGTGATGACGTCGCTCGCGTTCATTCTGGGTTGCGTGCCGCTGGCGATTGCCACGGGGGCGTCGGCGAACAGCCGGCATTCGATCGGCACGGGCGTGATCGGCGGGATGCTGGGGGCCACCGCGATTGCCGTGTTCTTCATTCCGATGTTCTTCTATGTGCTGGAGACGATGTCGGAGAAAAGCGGCAAGAAGAAGGACAAGAAGGCGGGGGATGTGCCGCCTTCTTCGCCGGGGCCGATGGCGGGTGAGACGCCGAAGGTGCCGCCGTCTGCGGGTGGTCCCGCTGTCGGCGGCGGGCCGAGCACGAGCCCGTCTGCATCGCGCGAGGGTGACTGA
- a CDS encoding efflux RND transporter periplasmic adaptor subunit, with translation MGRRFGHPSMVAAWPLATRFAFAAMLASVLFLTACKKAPTEPPRPTVEVTVVTVEQKETPVDFEFTAQTQSSREVEIRARVDGFLERRLYDEGSLVKEGQVLFVMDRKPFEAALQSAKGALAQQQARLLVTKQNLARVIPLAAQNALSKKDLDDATGNEKQAEAAVIAAQGEVRTAELNLSYCTIRSPLKGLSSFARVQDGSYVTPTQSGLLTYVYQLDPMWVNFSISENELLRYREQITKGLLRFPADNQFDVTVIQADGSIYPQKGRIDFTNPAFSQQTGTFLVRATFANPQGTLRPGQFVRAKVTGAVRPNAILVPQRAVLQGAKSHFVWVLDQDSKPHQRVVDVGDWHGDDWFVNEGLKTGERVVVDGAIRVSSDAQIKVVSAPPGSGTPGTPGTPAAPASAPAAAVSAPTATLAQTRTRPASP, from the coding sequence ATGGGACGGAGATTTGGACACCCGTCGATGGTTGCCGCGTGGCCGCTTGCAACGCGCTTTGCGTTCGCGGCGATGCTCGCGTCTGTCCTGTTCCTCACCGCCTGCAAAAAAGCCCCCACCGAACCCCCACGTCCGACCGTCGAAGTGACCGTCGTCACCGTCGAGCAGAAGGAAACGCCCGTCGATTTCGAGTTCACCGCGCAGACGCAGAGTTCGCGTGAAGTCGAAATCCGCGCGCGCGTCGACGGCTTTCTCGAGCGGCGGCTGTACGACGAAGGCTCGCTCGTGAAGGAAGGCCAGGTGCTGTTCGTGATGGACCGCAAGCCCTTCGAAGCCGCGCTGCAATCGGCCAAAGGCGCGCTCGCGCAACAGCAGGCGCGTCTGCTCGTCACCAAACAGAACCTCGCGCGCGTGATACCGCTGGCCGCGCAGAACGCCTTGAGCAAGAAGGATCTCGACGACGCCACGGGTAACGAGAAACAGGCCGAAGCCGCCGTGATCGCCGCGCAGGGCGAGGTGCGCACGGCCGAGCTGAACCTGAGCTACTGCACGATCCGCTCGCCGCTCAAGGGGCTCTCCAGCTTCGCGCGCGTGCAGGACGGCAGCTACGTGACGCCGACGCAATCGGGGTTGCTCACGTATGTCTACCAGCTCGATCCGATGTGGGTGAACTTCAGCATCTCCGAGAACGAACTGCTGCGCTACCGCGAGCAGATCACGAAGGGCCTGCTGCGCTTTCCCGCCGACAACCAGTTCGACGTGACGGTGATCCAGGCCGATGGCTCGATCTATCCGCAGAAAGGACGCATCGATTTCACGAACCCCGCGTTCAGCCAGCAGACGGGCACCTTCCTCGTGCGCGCCACCTTCGCCAATCCCCAGGGCACGCTGCGTCCGGGCCAGTTCGTGCGCGCGAAAGTGACGGGCGCCGTGCGCCCCAACGCGATCCTCGTGCCGCAGCGCGCGGTGCTGCAGGGGGCGAAGAGCCACTTCGTGTGGGTGCTCGACCAGGACTCGAAGCCGCATCAGCGCGTGGTCGACGTGGGCGACTGGCATGGCGACGACTGGTTCGTCAACGAAGGCCTGAAGACGGGCGAGCGCGTGGTGGTCGATGGCGCGATCCGCGTGTCGTCGGATGCGCAGATCAAGGTGGTCAGTGCGCCGCCGGGTTCAGGCACACCCGGTACGCCCGGTACGCCTGCCGCACCCGCGTCGGCACCGGCGGCTGCCGTATCCGCGCCGACCGCGACGCTGGCGCAGACCCGGACACGCCCCGCGAGCCCCTGA
- a CDS encoding response regulator transcription factor, which yields MGTDKPFVVVVDDDASVGRAIRRLLRSVGIAADTYTSGDEFLDVLSATPSYRPDCVILDVQMPGSNGIEVQRRLAGSAVPVIFITAHDDAGMREAALAAGARAYLRKPFNDVLFIRTVCAVLGIAAPL from the coding sequence ATGGGCACAGACAAACCATTCGTCGTGGTGGTCGACGACGATGCGTCGGTGGGCAGGGCCATCAGGCGTCTGTTGCGCTCAGTCGGGATCGCAGCCGATACGTACACGAGTGGCGACGAATTTCTCGATGTGCTGTCGGCCACGCCTTCGTATCGTCCCGACTGCGTGATCCTCGACGTGCAGATGCCCGGCTCCAACGGCATCGAAGTGCAGCGCCGGCTGGCGGGCAGCGCCGTGCCCGTCATTTTCATCACGGCCCACGACGATGCGGGCATGCGCGAAGCCGCGCTCGCGGCGGGCGCGCGCGCCTATCTGCGCAAGCCCTTCAACGACGTGCTGTTCATCCGGACAGTGTGTGCCGTGCTCGGCATCGCTGCGCCGCTATGA
- a CDS encoding response regulator transcription factor codes for MNMPAALVYVVDDDPSVRRALMRLIRSAGHEVEAYGSAREFLAHADVERTPACVVLDVQLPDLSGLELQRELDARLPIIFLTGHGDIAMTVGAIKAGATDFLTKPVHDDDLLRAIDQALTRSVEVSKSAHELEVLRSRVGRLTVREREVMNLIVLGLLNKQVACELGTVEKTVKAHRARVMQKMEVGSLAELVRIADKVAVATNPHHAVGPHAEVSAVACESTAEGIRDQGPIPPTSAVS; via the coding sequence ATGAACATGCCGGCCGCGCTTGTCTACGTCGTCGACGACGACCCTTCGGTGCGTCGCGCACTCATGCGGCTCATCAGGTCGGCGGGGCACGAGGTGGAAGCGTATGGCTCGGCGCGTGAATTTCTCGCGCATGCGGACGTCGAGCGCACGCCGGCGTGCGTGGTGCTCGACGTGCAGCTGCCCGATCTGAGCGGACTCGAATTGCAGCGCGAACTCGATGCCCGTTTGCCCATCATCTTTCTGACCGGGCACGGCGACATCGCGATGACGGTCGGCGCGATCAAGGCAGGCGCGACCGACTTCCTCACCAAGCCCGTTCACGACGACGATCTGCTGCGCGCCATCGATCAGGCGCTCACGCGTTCCGTCGAAGTGTCGAAGTCTGCACATGAACTGGAAGTGCTGCGCAGCCGCGTCGGACGCCTGACGGTGCGCGAGCGCGAAGTGATGAATCTGATCGTGCTCGGCCTTCTGAACAAGCAGGTGGCGTGCGAACTCGGCACCGTCGAGAAAACCGTCAAGGCGCATCGCGCGCGCGTGATGCAGAAGATGGAGGTCGGCTCGCTCGCGGAACTGGTGCGCATCGCCGACAAGGTGGCCGTCGCGACCAACCCGCATCATGCCGTCGGACCGCATGCTGAGGTTTCCGCCGTCGCGTGCGAGTCCACCGCCGAGGGCATACGAGACCAAGGTCCAATACCACCGACGTCCGCAGTCTCATAG
- a CDS encoding PAS domain-containing sensor histidine kinase, with amino-acid sequence MHIAISALTVAVAAIVVWWSLHPRRIAPERAGVSMPMRNGVPLLPWARRAAIPLARLASMQGASRYFAFLHRQSGTLTELSDVFECLPVASVVFDEHGVIVLANAQAERLFDYRRGVLAGACVGMVAPALSQENRVAGGASQHAGRPVSTRTRSLRARRRDGSEFPVEIATSAIRYEGRIATVAFITDMTERFELERNRRELAHLTRVSTMGELAASLAHELNQPLTAILSNGQAAQRFMDQAPIDLAEVRDILKDIVDDSGRASEVIRRMRAFVKKEEQQQLVSLDAGGLLRDVALLVHGDAVARGIHVSHVIDDGLPPVRGDKVQLQQVLLNLLLNAFDAVSECGSPDRVVALFAQPDRDGMLRIAVRDRGHGLTSDRLECIFKPFVTSKPQGLGLGLSISRSIVQMHGGRLWAENNRDQGMTFYVALPAAREASSAAAQGAS; translated from the coding sequence ATGCACATCGCTATATCTGCTTTGACAGTCGCGGTGGCTGCAATCGTCGTCTGGTGGTCGCTGCACCCGCGCCGCATCGCGCCGGAGCGCGCCGGCGTTTCCATGCCGATGCGCAATGGCGTTCCTTTGTTACCTTGGGCGAGGCGTGCGGCGATCCCGCTCGCGCGCCTGGCAAGCATGCAAGGCGCAAGCCGTTACTTCGCGTTCTTGCACCGGCAGTCCGGCACGCTGACTGAACTGTCCGATGTATTCGAGTGCTTGCCAGTCGCGTCTGTCGTGTTCGACGAACATGGCGTGATCGTCCTCGCCAATGCGCAGGCCGAACGGCTCTTCGACTATCGGCGCGGCGTGCTGGCGGGCGCATGTGTCGGCATGGTCGCGCCGGCGCTGTCGCAGGAAAACCGCGTGGCCGGCGGCGCTTCGCAGCACGCGGGCCGTCCCGTCTCGACACGCACGCGCAGCCTGCGCGCGCGCCGCCGCGACGGCAGCGAGTTTCCCGTCGAAATTGCGACGAGCGCGATCCGCTACGAAGGGCGCATCGCGACGGTCGCGTTCATCACCGACATGACCGAGCGCTTCGAACTCGAACGCAATCGCCGGGAACTGGCGCATCTGACGCGCGTATCGACAATGGGCGAACTCGCCGCGTCGCTCGCGCACGAACTGAATCAGCCGCTGACGGCGATTCTCAGCAACGGTCAGGCTGCGCAGCGCTTCATGGACCAGGCGCCGATCGATCTCGCCGAAGTGCGCGACATCCTGAAGGACATCGTCGACGACAGCGGCCGCGCAAGTGAAGTGATCCGCCGGATGCGCGCGTTCGTGAAGAAGGAAGAGCAGCAGCAACTCGTCAGTCTCGATGCAGGCGGCCTGCTGCGCGACGTCGCGCTGCTCGTGCATGGCGATGCCGTCGCGCGCGGCATCCATGTGTCGCACGTGATCGACGACGGCTTGCCGCCCGTGCGCGGCGACAAGGTGCAACTGCAGCAGGTGCTACTCAATCTGCTGCTGAATGCCTTCGATGCCGTGAGCGAGTGCGGCTCGCCCGATCGCGTGGTGGCGCTCTTTGCGCAACCCGACCGCGACGGCATGCTGCGCATCGCCGTGCGTGATCGCGGACACGGGCTGACGTCCGACAGGCTCGAATGCATCTTCAAGCCATTCGTCACGTCGAAGCCGCAAGGCCTGGGTCTCGGGCTGTCGATCAGCCGCTCGATCGTGCAGATGCACGGCGGGCGCCTGTGGGCCGAGAACAATCGGGATCAGGGCATGACGTTCTATGTCGCGCTGCCCGCGGCGCGCGAAGCGAGCAGCGCCGCCGCGCAGGGGGCGTCATGA